In Deinococcus irradiatisoli, the genomic stretch CGTGGCCAAGCTCGGCCCCGCGCTCGACCGCTTCTACAAGGGCAGCTACGACCCCCGCATCGACTGGCAGGTGGAAAACCGCACCACGCCGAGAGAGCTGGTGGACCTGATCGCCCACGCCTACCTGCACAACGGCCTGAGCGCCGCCCAGAATCAGCGGTACTGGGACCTGATGGGCCTGGGCTGCTGCCAGCCGGACAGCAAGGCGAAGTACCCTTACTGGGGCGCCAAATCCGGCGTGGACTGGGGCCTGCTGAACCTGACGGGGCTGGTACGCACCCAGGACGGTCAGTACGTGGCCTACGCCTACATGAACCACCAGAGCAGCGCCCACGACGTGCTGGCCCTGCAAGCGCAAAAGCCGCTGGTGACCAACTGGATCGCCACGGTGGTGGACCAGCTGACCAAAGCGCCCTGACGCTCCGGCCCCTGATCTGTCGCGTCAGTAGAGCTGTCTCTCACCGAACGAGAATGGAGACTTTCCGAACCCCGGCTAAACGAATTCACTTCGGCTGGCTCATACCACTCCGCTGAAGTTGGTCAACACTCCTTCCAAAGGGAGGCCAGGTCGCTGCGAGGCGCTGACCTGCTGCTCTTCCTTGCCTTGGAGGGTGGTTTATGTTGAAACATGCGGCCGTTTTTCTGTTTCCCTGCCTTCTCGCTTCGTGTGCGCCGTCGATGATGGGGATGACGGCCAGCACGAATGACGGCCTGTTTTTGCAGGCCGTGGCCGGAAGTAACTTGTTCGAAATCCAGTCGTCTCAGCTGGCGGTGTCCAAAGCGACGACCCCGGCCGTGAAAGCTTACGCGCAGCATCTGATCGACGACCACACCATGGCCCAGCAAAAGGTCACCGCGCTGGCCGCCACGCGCGGCGTCGCGCTGCCCAAGATGCTACCGCCCGAGTTGCAACTCAAGATCAACAGCTTGAGCAGCATGAGCGGAGCGGCCTTCGAGGGAGCGTATCTGCGCGAGCAGGTGGTCGCCCATCAGCTGGCCCTCAGCGTCCTGCAGAACGAACAGATGGCCGGGAAGGACGCGGACGTCGTGAACTTCGCCAACCAGCAGGTTCCGGTGATTCAGCAGCACCTGCAAGAAGCGCAGTCGCTGGCTCCGGCTCCGTCCTGAGCTAATCGGCGGGACTCTGGCAGCACGGACGAACTGCGCCCCCTGAGAAGAGCGCGGTTCTTGTAGCTGTACTGATCTTTCAGGAGTTTGGCAACCCCGATGGACCTCGGCGACTGCCGTGCCTTTCTTTGGCGCCAAGGCTTGGTACAGCTGAGCGGCACGTGATCAACTTGTCGCCTTCAAAAGACCCTGAGCCCAGAAACGAAAAAGCTTACTTGGCGCAGGCTTTTTTCCTGGAGCCAGAGGTCGGATTCAAACCGAGGACCTACTGATTGCGAATTTCTAAATGGCCATCCCAAGCGAGCGCAGGCTTTCTCCTTTTGTCGTCCTGGAGAGGATTTATCCATTTGCCTCTTCTTGGGTTCTCCCCCGTTTTCCCCTACTTTCCCAAGCTGGTAGTGACACGGTAGTGACAGTTTTAGGCCATCTCTATCCCGTGGGGCACACGGAAAACATGTAATGATATTTTTGGCCGCTTGGCTGCTACAACATTGGTGCGTATGGCCCTCGCTCTAGCACCCTGGTACTTTGGTTGGGTTGAGGGACTCCATCGCCTGAGCCCTTGCACATTGAACAGCTGCCTTCTGTTTAATAGGCTGGGCAGCTAAACATCAGAGGCTTATTTCGGTACTGCTGGTGCCATGCATCGTCAGGAACGCGCTTACCTCTCTCGTCGGCATCGGTCTGGCGAAGAGGTAGCCCTGGACCAAGTCGCAGCCGAGCTCATTCAGAAAGGCCAGCTGGGCGTCGGTCTCCACTCCCTCAGCAACGACCATGAGGTCGAGAGCCCGTGCGAGGGCCACAATCGCCTGCACCAGGGCCTGGGTGCCGCGCGGCGCCTCCAGCTCGGCCACGAACGAGCGGTCAATTTTGAGAACGTCAATCGGGAGCCGGTGCAAATACGACAGGCTCGAATATCCGGTGCCGAAGTCATCGACCGCCACCCGCACGCCGAGCGCCCGCAACTGCTCCATCTGCCGGGCCGACTCGCCCGGGTCATGCATCACCAGACTCTCGGTGAGTTCTACTTCCAACAGGCTCGGGTCAAGACCGGCACCGCTGAGCGCCTGCTCAACCGTTTGGAAAAAGTCAGGTCTGGAAAACTGCAGGGCTGAGACGTTCACCGCGACCCGGATCGGCTGGCCCAGGCGGTACCATGCGGCGGCCTGACGGCACGCCTCGGCCAGCACCCACTCACCTATCGCGACGATCAGGCCGCTCTCCTCGGCGGCCGGGATGAACTTTGCCGGCGGCACCAAGCCAAGGCTCGGGTGCCGCCAACGCACAAGCGCCTCGACGGCCACCGGCGTCCCACTCCGTGTGACCTGCGGCTGATAGTGAAGCTCGAATTCGCCGAGCTCCAGCGCTCGGCGCAACCACCCTTCGAGCTCCAGCCGCTCCCGCGCCGTCTCGTTCATCTCGGGCGCAAAGCAACGCAGCGCGTTCCGGCCATCCGCTTTGGCTCGGTACATCGCCACGTCCGCATGGCGCTGCAACGTCGCGGCGTCGTGGCCGTCATCCGGGTAGAGGGCCACACCGACACTACACGTGACGAACAGCTCGCGGTCGTCTACCCAGAAGGCAGCTTCCAGGGCTCTCAGCAATTCTCTTCCCACCCGGACGGCATCCGACGGATCGCGGAGGTCTGGCAACACCACCGTAAATTCATCCCCGCCCATTCGCGAGAAGGTGTCACCTACCCGCAACCGGCCTCGAAGCCGGTGCGCCACCTGGCGGAGCAATGCGTCGCCTGCTTGGTGGCCGAGGCTATCGTTCACACGCTTGAAGCCGTCAAGGTCCATGACGAGCAGGGCCACCGAACCCCCATGCCGCCCCGCCCCACGGATCGCCTGCTCAAGCCGGTCTTCGAACAGCGCGCGGTTCGGCAGGTTGATGAGGGTGTCGTGGGTCGCCTGGTGGGCGAGGCGGTCGGCCAATTCCCGCTGCTCCACAGCTGCCGCCGCATGGCTCATGAACAGCTGCACCAGTTCGAATTCATCCTCTGTAAAGGGTGGGTTCTTGAGCCGGCCGAAGTTGAAGACACCCAGGGTACGGCTTTTCGTGACCAGCGGCACCGAGATGAGGTGCTCCGTCTCGACCCGAACGTCATCGGGGTACACCGAGCGGGGATCGAGGTGGGCCTGGTTCACAAGCTCCGCCTTGCCCGAGCGCAGGGCATCGCCAGTGATGCCCTGATCGGCGGGGATAGACCAGCCCTTGGCGGAGTCACCTGGATG encodes the following:
- a CDS encoding DUF4142 domain-containing protein encodes the protein MTASTNDGLFLQAVAGSNLFEIQSSQLAVSKATTPAVKAYAQHLIDDHTMAQQKVTALAATRGVALPKMLPPELQLKINSLSSMSGAAFEGAYLREQVVAHQLALSVLQNEQMAGKDADVVNFANQQVPVIQQHLQEAQSLAPAPS
- a CDS encoding EAL domain-containing protein gives rise to the protein MNGHYNPSLVALSYAIALLASYAALSLAGRVAASSGRERAAWLVGGAVAMGLGIWSMHFVGMLAFSLSTPVAYDLSTVLASLLVAVLASGIALFTAGRSQLHLPRLLLGGLTMGLGVAAMHYTGMAAMRIDGSMGYDLPLVALSVLVAVTASIAALWLAFRLRDGSAPGALRLRLLAALVMGGAVVGMHYTGQAATQFFTHAMPSSPAHGVSATGLAVQVAAGTLFVLLLALLAALADERANAQARRLEERTRQSLALEARVAERTAELEAERHHLERLAEQRRRLLEVARAILPSRSPDEIISTVLGAIRELLDIDVAAFWRFEPHTRQLHPFNVGGIGRAHPGDSAKGWSIPADQGITGDALRSGKAELVNQAHLDPRSVYPDDVRVETEHLISVPLVTKSRTLGVFNFGRLKNPPFTEDEFELVQLFMSHAAAAVEQRELADRLAHQATHDTLINLPNRALFEDRLEQAIRGAGRHGGSVALLVMDLDGFKRVNDSLGHQAGDALLRQVAHRLRGRLRVGDTFSRMGGDEFTVVLPDLRDPSDAVRVGRELLRALEAAFWVDDRELFVTCSVGVALYPDDGHDAATLQRHADVAMYRAKADGRNALRCFAPEMNETARERLELEGWLRRALELGEFELHYQPQVTRSGTPVAVEALVRWRHPSLGLVPPAKFIPAAEESGLIVAIGEWVLAEACRQAAAWYRLGQPIRVAVNVSALQFSRPDFFQTVEQALSGAGLDPSLLEVELTESLVMHDPGESARQMEQLRALGVRVAVDDFGTGYSSLSYLHRLPIDVLKIDRSFVAELEAPRGTQALVQAIVALARALDLMVVAEGVETDAQLAFLNELGCDLVQGYLFARPMPTREVSAFLTMHGTSSTEISL